The following nucleotide sequence is from Bacteroidota bacterium.
GAAAAGCAAAACGAGCAATTCGAAAAGCGTAAAAACTAAAAATGCACCCTTAAATTATACTTAGGGGTGCATTTTATGTATTTTGCTTAAAACTATTTTTGAATATGCATTATTATACCAGAAAGATAGATAATGCTTGTATTAATATTAATGTTCAAGCATTTGTTCCTTTTTGCTAACAGACTCTTTCTACTTCCTTAGTGGAAACAGCGCGGGGGTCAGCCCCTTTAGGGGAAAGAGGGGTGAGCGTGGGCATGATATTAAATAAGCTTGTAACTGGCATAATAGAGGCTAATCAAAACTATTTCAAATGTTTAATCGCCTCGTCGTAATTGGGTTCGTTTACAATTTCAGGCACCTGTTCGGTATATACCACCTTGGCCTCTTCGTTGAGTACAATCACAACCCTCGAATGTAAATGTTTGAGTGGTCCATCGATTATTTCCAATCCATAGTTTTTACCAAATTCACCAGTTGCAAAGTCCGAAAGGGTTATTACATTGGTCAGGCCTTCGGCACCACAAAAACGAGCCTGAGCAAAAGGCAGGTCGCGCGAAATGCACAATACTTTGGTATTAGGCAATTCCGAGGCCAGTTTGTTAAATTGGCGTACCGAGGCTGCACAAGTGCCGGTATCGAGGCTTGGAAAAATATTCAGCACAAGTCTGTTTCCTTTAAAATCTTTCAGACTTGAAACCGACAAATCGTTTTTTATCAGGTTAAAATCTTTTGCTTTCTCGCCTGTCTTGGGTAAATTGCCAAGGGTTTGCACCGGATTTCCTTTTAATGTAATTGTTGCCATTTTCTTACTATTTTTTACTTTCTACTTATAACCAAACATTGAATTAAATGTTCGCCAGAAGAAACAGATATTGCCAATTTCAGAAATACTATAACCTACAAATTTTGAAACCATTTTCGCAGCAAAGAATAGTATGGCTTGCGGCATCTTTTTGTGTATTATCATTGCCTCTTTTTAGCAATGATACTATCCCCGCCCGGGAGAAAGATTCGGTATTGGCTGT
It contains:
- the tpx gene encoding thiol peroxidase; translated protein: MATITLKGNPVQTLGNLPKTGEKAKDFNLIKNDLSVSSLKDFKGNRLVLNIFPSLDTGTCAASVRQFNKLASELPNTKVLCISRDLPFAQARFCGAEGLTNVITLSDFATGEFGKNYGLEIIDGPLKHLHSRVVIVLNEEAKVVYTEQVPEIVNEPNYDEAIKHLK